The following is a genomic window from Candidatus Methylomirabilis lanthanidiphila.
GAGGGCATAGAGCCGTTCGCCGAAGGCATCGCGGAGCTGACCGGCCACGTCGTCAGGATCGGTTTCGTCCGCCCAGTAGGGGCGGGGTGACCCCGCCCCTACGCTTGTACCGCCCCACAGCGCGATCAGCCCACCGGCGTGCCTGCAGACTTCATCCCACGTAACAGACGATTCACCCTTCGGAGAGCGGAGTTGTCCGGTCGTGATCAACCGGCAGAGGTTGCTGTAGCCGTCCCGATCCTGGGCCAGGAGCACAAGGATCGAGTGATCGACCAGCGTGACCTGCGCGCCTACGATCAGATGCAGACCGAGTTCCCTGGCCTTGACGTGCGCCCGAACGATTCCATAGACGCCGTCGCGGTCGGTCAGCGCCAGCGACTTCAGTCCCAGGCGGTGGGCTTCCTCAACCAGCTCGTCGGGATGGCTCGCGCCTTCCAGGAACGAGAAGTGACTCTTGCACCACAAGGGAGTATACGACGTCATAGCTCTGAAAGCCCCCTCACCTGCGTCATTGCGAGGGAACGTAGCGACCGAAGCAATCTCGTAGTGCGAATACGGCGAGATTGCTTCGCTGCGCTCGCAATGACACTCGATATTAACACAATGAATTAAGCTGGTTATAATGATTTACTCAACTGTTCCATGAAGAAACCAATAACGGCGATTTGGGTCGTGATAGACCCATAGCAGTTCGCCGCGCCGGGTCTCGGCGAAGTAGTAGTCGCGGTGCGTTTCCCGCCCCCACCACCCTCCGCTGACGATGTACGGCCCATGCAGTAGGGGCGAGGTCACCCCGCCCTTAGGCGGCAGACGCAGCGGGACCGGCTTGGTAAAGATCCGGCGCACCAGGCTCCGTTCCTTAGTTTCGAGTTTCGAGTTTCGAGTTTCGAGTGCTCCCCCTAATCCCTGACTCTTGTTATCCGGTTCACTACTTATCACTTGATTGAGCGGTTCCCACCTGAAACTCGCCTCAGGAAGGTGACCGTCCGCCAGCCGTACCCGCCCCACCGCCTCGTCACCGAACGTAGCCCGAATACGGGCCAGCGCCCGATTGGCGGTCTCCAGGTCGCGCCGTGGCCGCTCTGCAATTAACCGATGCTGCTCGGCCAGCGCCAAGATGCTCGATGCCTCAAGCTCTATCTCGATCACCCCGTCCGGCAGTTCTACTGTTTCAAGCCGCAATCGAATCAGATCGAGCAGTTGCACCGGATCGAGCGTCGGGGCTGCAGGGCGGATCTGCTCCTCATGCTGTTCGCCTCCGTCAAGCTGGAGGCGAAGCGTAAGTCCGGCGAGCGCCTCGCCTCGGATGGCCAGCGCCTTGAGCAGAGGGTGGAGTAGCCCTTTGAGGCGGAAGAGCAGGCGCATCGCGTCGGTCTCGGGATCGTCAAGGAGCAGCCGCTGTCGAATCGGCTCCTGAGGCTTCAGGGGCTGTAACGGTGTCCAGAGTTCGCCGGACGCCATCCGGTGCAGACGATAGGCGGCTTCACCGAAGCGCGTGAGCAGTCCGCCGACCGGAAGGGCGAGGAATGCGCCGACGGTTGTCACGCCCAGTTTCGCAAGCGTATCCCGAAGATCCGGATCGATCTCCAGATACTCGAGTTGAACCCGCCGCGCGGCAGCGCGTTCATCAGCAGGATTGTCGAATACCACCGGTTTGATCAGCCTCGCCGCCGATGTCCCATCGTGCGCTCTGGTTACGGCATAGGTGCCAAAGCGTGTGAAGCCCACCATTACCGTCGCGCGAAAGCCTGTACCGTTCAGATCGGTAACAATCAGCCGCGCCCATACTTCATACGACGGGTAGAGGCGAGTAAGCCCGGTTCCGTTGAGCCAGAAGATGCCGGGCTCTTCAACGGACGGCTCGACCTCCGGCGTAAAGCGTCGGAGCTGTTCTATGATCGCCTGGACCGCCTCGTCGATCTCGGCAGGG
Proteins encoded in this region:
- a CDS encoding DNA polymerase IV, devoid of proofreading, damage-inducible protein P gives rise to the protein MDRLACVNLPALPLQLLLRRHPEWAIHPVAVIAEDRPQGFICYMNAAAHKAGVRPGLRYAAGCSLAADLRAGVVSPAEIDEAVQAIIEQLRRFTPEVEPSVEEPGIFWLNGTGLTRLYPSYEVWARLIVTDLNGTGFRATVMVGFTRFGTYAVTRAHDGTSAARLIKPVVFDNPADERAAARRVQLEYLEIDPDLRDTLAKLGVTTVGAFLALPVGGLLTRFGEAAYRLHRMASGELWTPLQPLKPQEPIRQRLLLDDPETDAMRLLFRLKGLLHPLLKALAIRGEALAGLTLRLQLDGGEQHEEQIRPAAPTLDPVQLLDLIRLRLETVELPDGVIEIELEASSILALAEQHRLIAERPRRDLETANRALARIRATFGDEAVGRVRLADGHLPEASFRWEPLNQVISSEPDNKSQGLGGALETRNSKLETKERSLVRRIFTKPVPLRLPPKGGVTSPLLHGPYIVSGGWWGRETHRDYYFAETRRGELLWVYHDPNRRYWFLHGTVE